A stretch of Hoplias malabaricus isolate fHopMal1 chromosome 10, fHopMal1.hap1, whole genome shotgun sequence DNA encodes these proteins:
- the ano10a gene encoding anoctamin-10, with the protein MQSGLSVSDIDGSSFAPLVVLELAENTEADAITWLLNRIKDKQQNGGAELLVERLLFVGQDEQKKKSKVFLIGSTWQRLLNGAEDVGLFKEFHDGTMRGFTYANRESFKDFQGDGDGFLSLAECQYIVKHELDTLRANAEDHVPGYPKVKLYPGKSIIRRLQSKGILVQYFPLHDKEELKRLSFSWYRKIKLSFQPLDDIRHYYGEGLALYFGFLEYFTFALVPMALIGIPYYLFAWEDYDRYVLFAVFNLVWSTVFLEVWKRCSAQLAYGWGTLCRKKAFEEPRPGFHGELDVNPVTGRKEPSYPSLKRQLKVYLVSVPFVLFCLYLSIYVMMIYFEMEFWVLNIYNEGPDFSTSVLLFIPSIIYAVVIEMMNLLYRYAAEFLTGWENHRLESSFQNHLVLKVLVFNFVNCFASLFYIAFVLQDMVLLRQSLATLLITSQILNQVMEAFLPYWLQRRRNKKIHRRVRRMMGDKVLPLVEQVQLECDMNTYLGTFDDYLEQFLLFGYVSLFSCVYPLAALLVVLNNVTEMYSDAFKMCHVFKRPFSEPASDIGVWQLAFETMSVIAVVTNCALIGLSPQVKAYFPESETQLIFTVVAVEHVLLAFKFILAFIIPDVPKHIQIKLAKLEFESLEALKKKKMLEATEIPKTDK; encoded by the exons GAGCTGAGTTGCTGGTAGAACGGTTGCTTTTTGTTGGGCAGGATGAACAGAAGAAAAAGTCTAAAGTGTTCCTTATAGGCTCTACCTGGCAGAGGCTCTTAAATGGAGCTGAGGATGTGGGACTTTTTAAAGAATTTCATGATGGCACCATGCGAGGATTCACATATGCAAACCGAGAAAGCTTTAAAGATTTCCAAG gtgatggaGATGGCTTTCTTAGCCTTGCAGAATGTCAGTATATCGTCAAGCATGAGCTGGACACTTTAAGGGCAAATGCTGAGGATCATGTTCCTGGATATCCCAAAGTTAAACTATATCCTGGAAAGTCAATCA TCCGTAGGTTACAGTCCAAGGGGATCCTTGTCCAGTATTTTCCTCTCCATGATAAAGAGGAGCTGAAGAGACTGTCTTTCTCTTGGTACCGAAAGATTAAACTTTCCTTTCAGCCTCTGG ATGATATCAGACATTACTATGGCGAGGGCCTGGCGCTCTACTTTGGTTTTTTGGAGTACTTCACGTTTGCCTTGGTGCCAATGGCCCTCATTGGCATCCCGTACTACCTCTTTGCTTGGGAGGACTACGATAGATATGTCCTTTTTGCTGTATTCAACCTGGTGTGGTCCACTGTTTTCCTGGAGGTGTGGAAGCGATGCAGTGCACAGCTGGCCTATGGATGGGGGACGCTGTGTAGGAAGAAAGCTTTTGAAGAGCCACGGCCAGGATTCCATGGAGAGTTGGATGTCAACCCAGTTACAGGTCGCAAGGAGCCGAGCTATCCCTCCTTAAA ACGACAACTGAAGGTATATCTGGTGTCAGTCCCCTTTGTGCTGTTCTGCCTGTACCTGTCTATCTATGTGATGATGATATACTTTGAAATGGAGTTTTGGGTTctaaacatttataatgaagGCCCAGACTTCTCTACGAGTGTGCTGCTGTTCATCCCAAGCATCATCTATGCAGTGGTGATTGAGATGATGAATTTACTGTACCGCTACGCAGCTGAGTTCCTTACAGGCTGGG aaAACCACAGGCTAGAATCGTCCTTCCAGAATCACCTGGTGCTTAAAGTGTTAGTG tttaaCTTCGTCAACTGCTTTGCTTCTTTGTTCTATATTGCATTTGTTTTGCAAGATATGGTGCTGCTTAGACAG AGCCTTGCCACACTGCTTATCACTTCTCAAATCCTCAACCAAGTGATGGAGGCCTTCCTGCCTTACTGGTTGCAGAGGAGACGTAATAAGAAGATCCATAGGCGAGTGAGGAGAATGATGGGAGATAAAGTGCTCCCTCTAGTGGAGCAAGTCCAGTTGGAATGTGACATGAACACCTATCTG GGCACGTTTGACGACTACCTGGAGCAGTTTCTGCTGTTTGGTTACGTTAGCTTGTTCTCCTGTGTGTATCCCCTGGCTGCTCTGCTGGTGGTACTCAACAACGTCACGGAAATGTACTCAGATGCCTTTAAGATGTGTCATGTGTTCAAGCGTCCATTCTCAGAGCCTGCGTCTGATATAGGAGTGTGGCAG CTGGCGTTTGAGACGATGAGTGTTATTGCCGTGGTGACCAACTGTGCCTTGATCGGTCTGTCTCCGCAAGTGAAAGCCTACTTTCCAGAGTCAGAGACTCAGCTTATTTTTACTGTGGTGGCTGTAGAG CATGTTCTGTTGGCTTTCAAGTTCATCCTGGCCTTCATTATTCCAGATGTGCCAAAGCACATCCAGATCAAGCTGGCCAAGCTGGAGTTTGAGTCACTTGAAGCACTGAAGAAAAAG